In the genome of Gemmatimonas sp., one region contains:
- a CDS encoding ABC-F family ATP-binding cassette domain-containing protein, with amino-acid sequence MTLLSCSNIGISFGATELLKDITFTVAEGERWGIIGRNGAGKTSIFGVITGDIQPTVGAVARKPGLRHALLDQHRAFEGATTVWQAGAAAWREVIALEQRIADQAMALGEMGDKCTDEMLEKFGHDQERFADLGGYIYHARVDAVLQGLGFDAEESKTRLVSTLSGGERGRVGLAAQLIAPADLLMLDEPTNHLDLDTTTWLQEWLKECDETVLVVSHDRAFMDAVCTNILHIEAKTSEAYKGNYSQFVPQRAERRLTREREVEKQRAYVKKEEEYIRRNLAGVNSFQAKGKRKRLERLPRLAPPVGDPAAMSLEFKIAERGGDQVVSISELCVAVPGRVLVNDFTATLRRNDFIALVGPNGAGKSTFISTMLGDLEPASGQARVGSSITPAWFRQDLADLPLKLSLSDAIQAQRPLWSRGNIQNHLGAFGFTGDEVFREIRTLSGGERARMALALMTLTGANLLVLDEPTNHLDVENIEVLEDALDEFDGTVLLVSHDRAFLRQVATRVWWFNGTRLMDFDGPFDEWEADRARRA; translated from the coding sequence GTGACTCTTCTCTCCTGCTCCAATATCGGGATCTCCTTCGGAGCCACCGAACTCCTCAAAGACATCACCTTCACCGTCGCCGAGGGTGAGCGATGGGGGATCATCGGGCGCAATGGCGCCGGAAAGACATCGATCTTCGGCGTCATCACGGGTGACATCCAACCCACGGTCGGCGCCGTCGCCCGGAAGCCGGGGCTGCGTCATGCCCTGCTCGATCAGCATCGGGCCTTCGAAGGCGCCACCACGGTCTGGCAGGCCGGTGCCGCCGCCTGGCGCGAGGTCATTGCCCTCGAGCAGCGCATTGCCGACCAGGCGATGGCCCTCGGGGAGATGGGCGACAAGTGCACCGACGAGATGCTGGAGAAGTTCGGACACGATCAGGAGCGATTCGCCGACCTCGGCGGCTACATCTACCACGCGCGCGTGGACGCCGTGCTGCAAGGACTCGGCTTCGACGCTGAGGAGTCGAAGACGCGGCTCGTCTCGACGCTCTCAGGCGGCGAGCGGGGACGTGTAGGGCTGGCGGCGCAGCTTATCGCGCCGGCCGACCTGCTGATGCTCGACGAACCCACCAATCACCTCGACCTCGACACCACCACCTGGCTGCAGGAGTGGCTCAAGGAGTGCGACGAGACGGTACTTGTGGTATCGCACGATCGCGCGTTCATGGATGCCGTGTGCACGAACATCCTGCACATCGAGGCGAAGACGAGCGAAGCGTACAAGGGGAACTACAGCCAGTTTGTGCCACAGCGCGCCGAACGTCGGCTCACGCGCGAGCGTGAAGTCGAGAAGCAGCGCGCGTACGTGAAGAAGGAAGAGGAGTACATCCGGAGGAATCTCGCCGGCGTCAATTCGTTTCAGGCGAAGGGCAAGCGAAAGCGACTCGAACGCCTGCCGCGCCTCGCGCCGCCGGTGGGCGACCCGGCCGCGATGTCCCTCGAGTTCAAGATCGCCGAACGCGGTGGCGATCAGGTCGTCTCGATCTCGGAGCTGTGCGTGGCGGTGCCGGGCCGCGTGCTCGTGAACGACTTTACCGCCACGCTGCGACGCAACGACTTCATCGCGCTGGTTGGCCCCAACGGCGCGGGCAAGTCGACGTTCATTTCCACCATGCTGGGTGATCTCGAACCTGCGAGCGGCCAAGCGCGCGTAGGGAGTTCGATCACGCCAGCGTGGTTCCGCCAGGACTTGGCCGATCTGCCGCTGAAATTGTCGCTGTCGGACGCCATTCAGGCACAGCGGCCACTCTGGAGCCGCGGGAACATCCAGAATCATCTCGGCGCGTTCGGGTTCACTGGCGACGAAGTGTTCCGCGAAATCCGCACCCTCAGCGGTGGTGAGCGCGCCCGCATGGCGCTGGCGCTCATGACGCTCACCGGAGCGAACCTGCTGGTGCTCGACGAGCCCACCAACCACCTCGACGTCGAGAACATCGAAGTGCTCGAGGATGCGCTCGACGAATTCGACGGCACGGTGCTGCTGGTGAGCCACGACCGCGCCTTCCTGCGTCAGGTGGCCACGCGCGTGTGGTGGTTCAATGGTACGCGCCTGATGGACTTCGACGGACCGTTCGACGAGTGGGAGGCGGATCGCGCGCGTCGCGCGTGA
- a CDS encoding DUF305 domain-containing protein, whose product MMARRPILALSVIALLTGASSLASAQSGMAGMDHSMHRMGPEIVIPKGAIYTKADVEFMQGMIAHHAQAIVMSRLAEKNGANPQVLKLSRKIDQSQVPEIDIMQQWLRRHEQLAPDTASWHNMRMDGMLTDEEIAELDTSKGVAFDRAFLIGMIKHHEGAIKMVDDLFKVKGAGQEVDANIFANDVVSAQTAEIGIMRSLLAKLPPK is encoded by the coding sequence ATGATGGCCCGCCGTCCGATTCTCGCCCTTTCGGTCATTGCCCTGTTGACCGGCGCCTCGTCGCTTGCGTCCGCGCAAAGCGGTATGGCGGGCATGGACCACAGCATGCACCGCATGGGCCCCGAGATCGTTATCCCGAAGGGTGCGATCTACACCAAGGCGGACGTGGAATTCATGCAGGGGATGATCGCCCACCATGCGCAGGCGATCGTGATGTCGCGCCTGGCGGAAAAGAACGGCGCCAACCCGCAGGTGCTCAAGCTTTCCCGGAAGATCGATCAGTCGCAGGTGCCCGAGATCGATATCATGCAGCAGTGGCTCCGCCGACACGAGCAGCTCGCGCCGGACACCGCGTCCTGGCACAACATGCGAATGGACGGCATGCTGACGGATGAGGAAATCGCGGAGCTCGACACCTCGAAGGGTGTCGCGTTCGATCGGGCCTTCCTGATCGGCATGATCAAGCACCACGAGGGCGCGATCAAGATGGTCGATGATCTCTTCAAGGTGAAAGGCGCCGGTCAGGAAGTCGACGCCAACATCTTCGCCAACGATGTGGTGAGTGCGCAGACCGCCGAGATCGGCATCATGCGCAGCCTGCTCGCCAAGCTCCCCCCGAAGTAA
- a CDS encoding R2-like ligand-binding oxidase: MTNLFTDEWATALGAALEASVPYRDAARRWEGAVCLERTAEPGEDALSVAVFLDLAHGHCHAARLATAADRRKSRYVISGPLSAWLKVLRGDEVPTVALMRGHLRLAKGVLPMLLPHVGAANALVEVVRTISPPEPERVTHPKPSVDAPAAVAPRRLEFRSLDPDAWAEHSVPLRLWEKAKRHGIWNPADINFSIDREHWGALAADERDLLLRLATLFQGGEEAVVIDILPLLDVVSQEGRLDEQLYLTSFVWEEAKHVEGMHRFLHAVGALDTNLARYHTPAYHAIFSEALPRAMQALRHDQSPMAQARASATYNMIVEGVLAETGYHVFHDILTTRGILPGMQQMTGLLKLDESRHIAYGLYLLSRLGIAHGAPVWDVIAATINELMDSAIAVITEAFAAYPAHAVPFGLSPAPFVEHAMTQASRRLERLERARAQGVPVGVKD; the protein is encoded by the coding sequence ATGACCAATCTCTTTACGGACGAGTGGGCAACTGCGCTTGGTGCCGCCCTCGAAGCGAGTGTGCCATACCGCGACGCGGCCCGCCGGTGGGAAGGGGCGGTTTGCCTCGAACGCACCGCCGAACCTGGTGAGGACGCGCTGTCGGTCGCGGTCTTTCTCGATCTGGCGCACGGGCATTGTCACGCCGCCCGGTTGGCGACGGCGGCAGACCGCCGAAAGTCACGTTATGTCATTAGTGGCCCGTTGTCGGCGTGGCTGAAGGTATTACGCGGCGACGAGGTTCCTACGGTCGCACTGATGCGCGGACATTTGCGACTGGCCAAGGGAGTGCTTCCAATGTTGCTACCGCACGTGGGTGCCGCCAACGCCCTGGTTGAGGTGGTGCGCACGATAAGTCCACCGGAGCCGGAACGTGTGACGCATCCGAAACCATCCGTCGACGCTCCAGCGGCTGTGGCTCCGCGTCGGCTGGAGTTCCGGAGTCTCGATCCAGACGCGTGGGCCGAGCATTCGGTGCCGCTCCGTTTGTGGGAAAAGGCGAAGCGCCATGGAATCTGGAATCCGGCGGACATCAATTTCAGCATCGACCGGGAGCACTGGGGTGCCTTGGCCGCCGACGAGCGAGACTTGCTGTTACGGCTCGCCACGCTCTTCCAAGGCGGTGAGGAGGCGGTGGTCATCGATATTCTGCCGTTACTCGATGTGGTGTCGCAGGAGGGGCGTCTCGACGAACAGCTGTATCTCACCTCATTCGTGTGGGAGGAAGCGAAGCACGTGGAAGGGATGCATCGGTTTCTCCACGCGGTGGGCGCTCTCGATACGAATCTCGCGCGGTATCACACGCCGGCGTATCACGCGATCTTCAGCGAGGCGCTACCGCGGGCCATGCAGGCGCTGCGCCACGATCAGTCGCCAATGGCACAGGCACGGGCCTCCGCCACTTACAACATGATTGTGGAAGGGGTGCTGGCCGAAACGGGATATCATGTGTTTCACGACATACTCACGACACGTGGCATTCTACCGGGCATGCAACAGATGACCGGCCTGCTCAAACTTGACGAGTCCCGCCACATCGCGTACGGCTTGTATTTACTCTCGCGTCTCGGCATTGCGCACGGCGCTCCCGTATGGGATGTGATCGCCGCGACGATCAACGAGCTGATGGATTCTGCCATCGCGGTGATTACGGAAGCGTTTGCCGCGTATCCGGCGCACGCCGTTCCGTTTGGGTTGAGTCCCGCCCCCTTTGTGGAGCACGCCATGACGCAGGCCTCGCGGCGCCTCGAGCGGCTGGAGCGTGCTCGCGCACAGGGGGTTCCGGTGGGTGTGAAGGACTGA
- a CDS encoding FG-GAP-like repeat-containing protein: MSISTIGRRLALALALALAASGAASLRAQGPRPQFVPIQPELFAAGGALANAFADIDQDGDLDLFVGFNGTPNRLYVNNGGTFRDIAAEAGVADARATRAAAWSDVDADGDPDLLLGFTPGAGPVLRLYRNDGAHFTDITAASGLTVETGAVRQPAFIDVDGDGDLDLFVAFRDRANMLYRNSGGVFTDVAASVGLADIRKSVGAVWFDYQQDGDLDLYVANQDGDANGFFRNDAGTFTDIAETVGLAWGGRGEKVATQGTVRPCVADVNNDGVADIFSANYGPNGLFLGSANGTFRDVSATWGVAIDGRYDTCAFADVDHDGLLDLYVNGTVSATESFRDYLFVRVATTKATAYVDITPANLLALTASHGVQWADVDGDGALDLALAGSRPEASHPVLRTVLPAAVARRSLQVRAVDANGRATLAGAEVRVYAAGTRALLATRWVDAGSGYDAQSDMPVHIGLTSIKPVDVEVTALVRGSRVATTVRRVSPAAYAKRALVVRVTTPRSGAAASGPRAPGRIPVVIETTRGTITALVDSARAPISATNFLRYVDSLAYDGGRFHRAVTMQNQPSDTVRIEVIQGGPNASRLGARFAPIPLERTRDTGLRHRDGTLSMARGGPESATSDFFICIGDQPALDFGGHRNLDGQGFAAFGVVTSGMDVVRAIQRSPVTAQALSPPVRIVRIRRATVSLVPATEPERPARQL; encoded by the coding sequence ATGAGTATCTCGACGATAGGACGGCGGCTCGCCTTGGCGTTGGCGTTGGCGTTGGCCGCGAGTGGCGCAGCCAGCCTGCGCGCACAGGGACCGAGGCCGCAATTCGTGCCGATCCAACCGGAGCTGTTCGCGGCCGGTGGGGCCCTCGCGAACGCCTTCGCCGACATCGATCAGGATGGCGACCTCGATCTCTTCGTGGGGTTCAACGGCACGCCGAACCGTCTCTACGTGAACAACGGTGGCACCTTTCGCGACATCGCGGCCGAGGCCGGCGTGGCTGACGCGCGAGCCACGCGTGCGGCGGCGTGGAGTGACGTCGATGCCGACGGCGATCCCGACCTGCTCCTCGGATTCACGCCCGGCGCTGGGCCGGTGCTGCGCCTGTACCGCAACGATGGCGCGCACTTCACCGACATCACCGCCGCCAGCGGGCTCACGGTGGAGACGGGTGCAGTGCGCCAACCGGCCTTCATCGATGTCGACGGCGATGGGGATCTCGATCTGTTCGTCGCGTTTCGTGATCGCGCAAACATGTTGTATCGCAACAGCGGCGGCGTGTTCACTGATGTCGCGGCGAGCGTCGGGTTGGCCGATATCCGGAAGAGCGTCGGCGCAGTGTGGTTCGACTATCAGCAGGATGGCGATCTCGATCTGTACGTCGCCAATCAAGATGGTGACGCCAACGGATTTTTCCGCAATGACGCTGGCACGTTCACCGATATCGCGGAGACAGTCGGCCTCGCCTGGGGAGGGCGCGGCGAAAAGGTCGCCACCCAAGGCACGGTGCGGCCCTGCGTAGCCGATGTGAACAACGATGGCGTGGCGGACATCTTCTCGGCCAACTACGGACCCAACGGACTCTTTCTGGGCTCGGCCAACGGGACGTTCCGCGACGTGAGCGCGACCTGGGGCGTGGCGATCGACGGGCGATACGATACCTGTGCGTTCGCCGATGTCGATCATGACGGACTGCTGGATCTGTACGTGAACGGTACGGTGTCGGCCACGGAAAGCTTCCGCGACTATCTCTTCGTGCGCGTGGCCACGACGAAGGCGACCGCGTATGTGGACATCACGCCGGCCAACCTGCTGGCGCTGACGGCGAGTCATGGTGTGCAGTGGGCCGATGTGGATGGCGACGGTGCGCTCGATCTGGCGCTGGCCGGTTCGCGCCCCGAAGCGTCGCATCCGGTACTCCGCACAGTGTTGCCTGCGGCGGTGGCGCGGCGATCGCTGCAGGTACGCGCGGTCGATGCGAACGGACGGGCGACACTCGCCGGTGCGGAAGTGCGTGTGTATGCGGCCGGCACGCGTGCGTTGCTGGCCACGCGATGGGTCGACGCGGGCTCCGGCTATGATGCGCAGAGTGACATGCCGGTGCACATCGGTCTCACCTCGATTAAGCCGGTGGATGTCGAGGTCACCGCACTCGTGCGCGGATCGCGCGTGGCCACGACGGTGCGTCGGGTTTCCCCCGCTGCCTATGCCAAGCGGGCGTTGGTCGTACGGGTGACAACGCCGCGCTCGGGAGCGGCTGCGTCGGGGCCTCGCGCGCCGGGACGTATTCCCGTCGTGATCGAGACGACGCGCGGAACGATTACGGCGCTGGTCGATAGCGCCCGCGCGCCGATCAGTGCGACAAACTTTCTCCGGTACGTGGATTCGCTGGCGTACGACGGCGGGCGCTTTCATCGCGCGGTGACGATGCAGAATCAACCGTCGGACACGGTGCGGATCGAAGTGATCCAGGGAGGGCCGAACGCATCGCGGCTTGGCGCGCGCTTCGCGCCGATACCCCTCGAGCGCACGCGTGATACGGGACTTCGGCATCGCGACGGCACGCTGTCGATGGCCCGCGGCGGTCCGGAGAGCGCCACGTCGGACTTCTTCATCTGCATCGGCGATCAACCCGCGCTGGATTTCGGCGGTCACCGCAATCTCGACGGGCAGGGGTTCGCCGCCTTCGGGGTGGTGACCAGCGGCATGGACGTCGTCCGGGCGATTCAGCGATCACCCGTGACGGCGCAGGCGCTTTCGCCGCCGGTGCGGATTGTACGTATCCGGCGAGCGACGGTGTCGCTGGTGCCGGCGACCGAGCCAGAGCGGCCGGCGCGACAACTATGA
- a CDS encoding 2Fe-2S iron-sulfur cluster-binding protein — translation MSTAPISLTVNGARRTFDGDPTMPLLWYLRDALALTGTKYGCGISQCGACTVHVNGAPVRACQRRMQSLADATVTTIEGLHPTGAHPLQVAWREIDVPQCGFCQSGQIMQAATLLSRNAKPTDADIDAAMNGHICRCGTYPRIRAAIKAAAEATR, via the coding sequence GTGAGCACCGCCCCGATCTCTCTCACCGTCAACGGCGCCCGTCGCACGTTCGACGGCGATCCGACCATGCCATTGCTGTGGTATCTGCGCGATGCGCTCGCGCTCACGGGTACCAAGTACGGCTGCGGCATCTCGCAATGCGGTGCCTGCACGGTGCATGTGAATGGGGCGCCGGTACGCGCCTGTCAACGACGCATGCAGTCGCTCGCGGATGCGACGGTGACGACGATCGAGGGGCTGCATCCGACCGGCGCGCATCCGCTGCAAGTGGCGTGGCGCGAGATCGATGTGCCACAGTGCGGGTTCTGTCAGAGCGGTCAGATCATGCAGGCGGCCACGCTGCTCTCACGCAATGCGAAACCGACCGATGCCGACATCGATGCGGCAATGAACGGCCATATCTGCCGGTGCGGGACGTATCCACGCATTCGCGCGGCGATCAAGGCGGCGGCGGAGGCAACGCGATGA
- a CDS encoding molybdopterin cofactor-binding domain-containing protein: protein MNAKQRLPWNTTPTEPTDAETTSAGVLDTHRRDFMKLLGMGGLLVAASTLGVRRLEAEDGLFAPNAESWEPHAYVRLGDDGIITIMCHRSEMGQGIRTTMPMIIADEMEADWATCRVEQALGDDKKYGNQNTDGSTSIRDFLPAYREAGATVRALLEDAAAKEWGVASTEVRASNGTVVHTASGRTKSYASLVTTARSIPMPAKERVRIKSPSERRWEGKRMPSVDLVPMTTGTAMYGADVTLPGMKVAVISRPPVWGGKVVSVDDSLALKVPGVEKVVRIPETPVPSAFFPLGGVAVIAKNTWAAIRGREALRITWDSGANATYDSTSYKATLLSSVRAPGKAGRAVGDVPKALAGATKRVTAEYYMPHLSHAQMEPVAALAHVANGKVEIWAPTQSPQDARNTVAQYLKVDAANVTVHVTLLGGGFGRKSKPDFICEAAFLSRDIGAPVRVQWTREDDLRNSYLHSVAAHRLEAGIDANGKVTAWLHRSAYPAIGATFAPNVPGAEPDELTNGASDIPFDIPNMRVEICPAVAHTRIGWYRSVNAIHHGFAIGSFVDELAYAAKKDPADFLLGLLGADRVVDLSKAGLVAPASNYGATWTDHPLDTARARRVVELAIDKSGWRGAKLPRGKGRGIAIHRSFLSYVAMVVEVDVQPDGTVLVPKTTVAVDAGFIANPDRARAQMEGALIMAMSNLLTSEVTFAGGKVVQSNYRDYGVTRMRAAPHVVDVHLVASEGLPGGIGEPGVPPAGGAIANAIFAATGVRVRQLPVGKQLAGWQTRATDGVRGGA, encoded by the coding sequence ATGAATGCGAAGCAGAGACTGCCGTGGAACACAACGCCGACCGAACCGACGGACGCGGAGACGACCTCGGCCGGCGTGCTCGACACGCATCGTCGCGACTTCATGAAGTTGCTCGGCATGGGTGGATTGCTCGTGGCGGCCAGTACGCTGGGTGTACGTCGGCTCGAGGCGGAAGACGGACTTTTCGCGCCGAACGCAGAATCGTGGGAGCCCCATGCCTACGTGCGTCTCGGTGACGACGGGATCATCACGATCATGTGTCATCGCTCGGAGATGGGGCAGGGCATCCGCACCACGATGCCGATGATCATCGCCGATGAGATGGAGGCCGATTGGGCGACGTGCCGTGTGGAGCAGGCGCTTGGCGATGACAAGAAGTACGGCAACCAGAACACCGACGGCTCCACCAGCATCCGGGATTTTCTCCCCGCGTATCGAGAGGCGGGGGCGACGGTGCGCGCGCTGCTCGAAGACGCGGCCGCGAAGGAGTGGGGCGTCGCGTCGACCGAGGTCCGTGCGAGCAATGGCACGGTGGTGCACACGGCGAGTGGCCGCACGAAGTCGTATGCGTCGCTCGTGACTACGGCGCGCTCGATCCCGATGCCGGCGAAGGAGCGCGTGCGTATCAAGTCGCCGAGTGAGCGACGCTGGGAAGGCAAGCGGATGCCGTCCGTCGATCTGGTTCCGATGACGACGGGCACGGCGATGTACGGTGCGGACGTAACTCTGCCGGGAATGAAGGTGGCGGTGATCAGTCGGCCACCGGTGTGGGGGGGGAAGGTGGTGAGTGTCGACGACAGTCTCGCGCTGAAGGTGCCGGGCGTGGAGAAGGTGGTGCGTATTCCCGAAACACCGGTGCCGAGCGCGTTCTTCCCGCTGGGAGGTGTGGCGGTGATCGCGAAGAACACTTGGGCGGCGATCCGCGGTCGAGAGGCCCTGCGCATCACGTGGGACAGCGGAGCCAACGCGACGTACGACAGCACGTCGTACAAGGCGACGTTGCTCTCGTCCGTTCGCGCACCGGGCAAGGCGGGGCGCGCCGTCGGCGACGTGCCGAAGGCGCTGGCCGGGGCGACGAAGCGCGTGACGGCGGAGTACTACATGCCGCACTTGTCGCATGCGCAGATGGAGCCAGTGGCGGCCTTGGCGCACGTGGCCAACGGCAAGGTCGAGATCTGGGCGCCCACGCAGTCACCGCAAGATGCGCGCAACACCGTGGCGCAGTACCTCAAGGTCGACGCCGCGAACGTGACCGTGCACGTGACGCTGTTGGGCGGTGGCTTCGGTCGGAAGTCGAAGCCGGATTTCATCTGTGAAGCGGCATTTCTGTCGCGCGACATCGGCGCGCCGGTGCGCGTGCAGTGGACGCGCGAGGATGACCTCCGCAATTCGTATCTGCACTCGGTGGCGGCGCATCGCTTGGAAGCAGGCATCGACGCCAACGGCAAGGTGACGGCGTGGTTGCATCGCTCGGCCTATCCCGCCATCGGCGCCACGTTTGCGCCGAACGTGCCGGGCGCCGAGCCGGATGAACTGACGAACGGCGCCAGTGATATTCCGTTCGACATTCCGAACATGCGCGTCGAGATCTGTCCGGCGGTCGCGCACACGCGCATCGGCTGGTATCGCAGCGTGAACGCGATCCACCACGGATTTGCGATCGGCTCGTTCGTGGACGAGTTGGCCTACGCGGCGAAGAAAGATCCGGCGGATTTCCTGCTCGGACTGCTGGGCGCTGATCGCGTGGTCGACCTGTCGAAGGCAGGACTGGTGGCACCGGCCAGCAACTACGGCGCGACCTGGACGGATCACCCCCTCGATACGGCTCGCGCCCGTCGCGTGGTGGAACTCGCTATCGACAAGAGCGGGTGGCGCGGCGCGAAGTTACCGCGCGGCAAGGGGCGCGGCATTGCGATCCACCGCAGCTTCTTGTCGTACGTGGCGATGGTGGTGGAAGTGGATGTGCAGCCTGATGGGACGGTGCTGGTGCCGAAGACCACGGTAGCCGTTGATGCGGGCTTCATCGCGAATCCCGATCGTGCGCGCGCGCAAATGGAGGGCGCGTTGATCATGGCGATGAGCAACCTGCTCACCAGTGAAGTCACGTTTGCGGGCGGCAAGGTGGTGCAGTCGAACTACCGCGACTACGGCGTGACGCGCATGCGCGCGGCGCCGCACGTGGTCGATGTGCATCTGGTGGCGAGCGAAGGGCTGCCTGGTGGCATCGGGGAGCCGGGTGTGCCGCCGGCCGGTGGGGCAATCGCGAACGCGATCTTCGCGGCGACGGGTGTACGCGTGCGGCAGTTGCCGGTGGGGAAGCAACTGGCGGGCTGGCAGACTCGTGCGACGGATGGCGTGCGGGGCGGCGCCTAA
- a CDS encoding serine/threonine-protein kinase, protein MGSRTLHPARIGPYDIIQLLGEGGMGVVYEAEETEPVRRRVAQKLVRTMLDDTRDVLARFDAERRALAVMNHPGIARVLHAGSSETGQPYFAMELVRGLPLTEFCDARRMNVRDRLQLFIGICEAVQHAHQKGVVHRDLKPSNILVTDEEGHPQPKIIDFGIAKALGPQGPEVVAKTMAGFAMGTVAYMSPEQASNASMDVDTRADIYSLGVMLYELLVGHLPIDPAEVGLHQFLARLVSGDTSPPTPSVGLATAAALSESIAGRRRTDARHLKRALRGDLDWIVMKAMQPDRSQRYETANALAADIRRHLANEPVTARPPSTRYRVGKFVRRHRVGVITAGVATLLVVTSGVMAAVGLVRARRAEQLAAREAEAAKEVADFMVNLFRQSDPNVQRRQNMTAQALLEQGIRRVSTDLASQPLLQARLMQTMGTVQTSLGKYVEARVLLEDVLRTRERLLGPDDVLLGETLTSLGELTRDRGELAVADAYLTRAQRIRERALGPLHADLATTLSMMAAVRMRQTRLAEAESLYQRVLAIDAVARAPDDARTLRDMRGLAAVYRAQKRNAQADSLWKVTLQRQEQSLGSEHPDVGSTLNNIGAIAYSDGKYAEADAYYGRARPILERAYGVEHPLTVSVINNQAEVLWKLKRYAEAEPLFRQALAAKERLYTPEHASIAVSLNGLAGVLRDGKREAEAEALYKRAMAIREIGNGSADLAETLRDYAVMLRATNRAALAQQFDARAATLK, encoded by the coding sequence ATGGGTAGTAGGACGCTGCACCCCGCGCGCATCGGCCCGTACGACATCATCCAGCTGCTCGGAGAAGGCGGCATGGGGGTGGTGTACGAAGCGGAAGAGACCGAACCAGTTCGGCGCCGCGTGGCGCAGAAGCTGGTGCGCACCATGCTCGACGACACGCGCGATGTCCTGGCGCGCTTCGACGCGGAGCGGCGTGCGCTTGCGGTGATGAATCATCCCGGCATCGCGCGCGTGCTCCACGCGGGCAGCAGCGAGACCGGGCAGCCGTACTTCGCCATGGAGCTCGTGCGCGGTTTGCCGCTCACCGAGTTCTGCGATGCGCGACGGATGAATGTGCGCGATCGGCTGCAACTGTTCATCGGGATCTGCGAAGCGGTGCAGCATGCCCACCAGAAGGGCGTCGTGCATCGCGACCTCAAGCCGTCCAACATCCTTGTCACCGACGAGGAAGGTCACCCGCAGCCGAAGATCATCGACTTTGGGATCGCCAAAGCGCTCGGCCCACAGGGCCCTGAGGTGGTGGCGAAGACCATGGCGGGTTTTGCCATGGGAACCGTGGCCTACATGAGCCCGGAGCAGGCGAGCAACGCATCGATGGACGTGGACACCCGAGCGGACATCTACTCGCTGGGCGTCATGCTGTACGAGTTGCTCGTGGGGCACCTGCCGATCGACCCGGCGGAAGTGGGATTGCACCAGTTCCTGGCGCGGTTGGTGAGTGGTGACACGAGCCCGCCGACACCGAGTGTTGGACTTGCCACGGCGGCGGCGCTCAGCGAGAGTATCGCCGGTCGGCGTCGTACCGACGCGCGGCATCTCAAGCGGGCGCTGCGCGGCGATCTTGATTGGATCGTCATGAAGGCGATGCAGCCCGACCGGTCGCAGCGCTACGAAACGGCCAATGCATTGGCCGCCGATATCCGTCGACATCTGGCCAATGAGCCGGTCACCGCGCGTCCGCCGAGCACACGCTACCGCGTGGGGAAATTCGTGCGGCGGCATCGCGTGGGCGTCATCACGGCGGGCGTGGCCACGCTGTTGGTGGTCACGAGCGGCGTCATGGCGGCGGTTGGCCTTGTGCGCGCCCGTCGCGCCGAACAGCTGGCCGCGCGCGAAGCGGAAGCGGCGAAAGAAGTGGCCGACTTCATGGTGAATCTGTTCCGGCAGTCCGACCCCAACGTGCAGCGGCGTCAGAACATGACGGCGCAGGCGCTGCTGGAACAGGGCATCCGTCGCGTCTCCACCGACCTCGCGTCGCAGCCCCTGTTGCAGGCGCGGCTCATGCAAACCATGGGTACCGTACAGACATCGCTCGGCAAGTACGTCGAGGCGCGCGTGCTGCTCGAAGACGTGTTACGCACGCGCGAGCGCCTGCTGGGCCCGGACGATGTGCTGCTCGGCGAAACACTCACGTCGCTCGGCGAACTCACTCGCGATCGGGGGGAGCTCGCGGTCGCGGACGCGTACCTCACGCGCGCACAGCGCATCCGCGAGCGCGCGCTTGGACCGCTGCATGCGGATCTGGCCACCACGCTCTCGATGATGGCGGCCGTGCGCATGCGGCAAACGCGTCTCGCGGAGGCGGAATCGTTGTATCAACGGGTGTTGGCCATCGACGCGGTCGCGCGCGCGCCCGATGATGCACGCACGCTGCGCGACATGCGCGGACTGGCCGCGGTCTATCGTGCGCAGAAGCGAAATGCGCAGGCAGACTCGTTGTGGAAGGTCACGCTGCAGCGTCAGGAACAGTCGCTCGGAAGCGAGCATCCGGATGTGGGCAGCACGCTGAACAACATCGGCGCCATCGCGTATTCCGACGGCAAGTACGCCGAGGCAGACGCGTACTACGGCCGCGCCCGCCCCATCCTCGAACGGGCGTATGGGGTAGAGCATCCGCTCACCGTGAGCGTGATCAACAACCAGGCCGAGGTACTGTGGAAGCTCAAGCGCTATGCGGAGGCCGAACCGCTGTTCCGGCAAGCGCTGGCAGCCAAGGAGCGGCTGTATACGCCCGAACATGCGTCGATCGCGGTGTCACTGAACGGCCTGGCTGGTGTGCTGCGCGACGGCAAGCGCGAGGCCGAGGCAGAAGCCCTGTACAAGAGGGCGATGGCCATTCGCGAGATCGGCAACGGGTCGGCCGACCTCGCTGAGACGCTGCGCGACTACGCGGTGATGTTGCGGGCTACGAACCGGGCGGCGCTGGCCCAGCAGTTCGACGCGCGGGCGGCCACGCTGAAGTAG